In a genomic window of Deinococcota bacterium:
- a CDS encoding SDR family oxidoreductase, translating to MKLLDGQAVLVTGSSQGFTRTLAAELGPRGVRVNALAPGLLETTDASSATTPEVFELIRQSTPLRRVTTPEDAAKAAVPFVSKLFGAVTGQYVAVDGGLTMP from the coding sequence GTGAAGCTTCTTGACGGTCAGGCCGTTTTGGTGACGGGCTCGAGCCAGGGCTTTACCCGCACGCTTGCCGCCGAACTCGGTCCCAGAGGGGTGCGCGTCAACGCCTTAGCGCCCGGCCTGCTCGAGACCACCGACGCCTCGAGCGCCACCACGCCCGAAGTCTTCGAACTCATCCGCCAGTCCACTCCGCTGCGCCGCGTGACCACGCCGGAAGACGCCGCCAAGGCGGCCGTACCCTTTGTTTCAAAGCTCTTCGGTGCGGTTACCGGGCAGTATGTGGCGGTAGACGGCGGCCTGACCATGCCATGA